atagtttcgcggaatcgcTGCTCGAATTCTGAGACCGACCGTACATCGTAGTTAACCCTCACCGGGAGCGatgtctgtacctttcgtcaacaTCAGTGAAGCGGATAAAATGTGAAAAGATAACAATAGACAGCTACACACCTTTGGTGTAGGTGTAATATTAAGGATAGCAGGTACAAGTAGTGTTAGTGTCCGCACCTGCCCGCGTCGCCCGGGGCCGGCGCGTCGCCCGGGGCCGGCGCGTCGCGCGGCGCGATGTCCAGCTCGTGGACGCGCGTGACCGCGCAGCGCGCGCCGCCTCGCGCGAACACCACCTGCACAATATACTCGCTTACTCGCCGACAAACTGCTTGCTGTTTGTCGAGATTTAAATTATAAGTTCAAGTaagtatagtaaataaataaattttaatacaaaGCTATATCTCTGCCTAGGCCACCATGATGGCGCCACCGCGGTTGACACGCTGCCGGGGAGTCTAGTCTGATTACTAACTGTAGTGGGTAGCATGGTgtttgccaacctccgataggagatgcTACTAGAAGAAGAAGCACACCTGTACAGTATTGTCCGTGGCGACGAGCTGGTCGCGCgtgggcgcggcgggcgcgggggGCGCGGCGGGTGCGGGGGCGCGACGCGCGGCGATCAGGCGCTCCAGCTCGTCCAGCTTGCTGATGATGATATCGTAGGTCCTGCCCGACTCCGCCTGCACACCGCCTCACACTCATCCAGCCCGTCCTACTTGCGCAGGCCGCGTCACAGCCATTCCGAACCAGAGgcagatgctcttgacgattcaaaagaacttgtaaaactctaattgaataaaatattttgaattttgaatttttgaattgacACCGCACGGTTTGAAGTGAAAACGTCTTAAGTTACGTTGAGCGGTTTTTGGTGACGACACCAGTGACGCGACGTGACGTGTCCGCCAGACTGGCCACGTGTACCGGCCTGTGTCATGTATCTAAATTAATATATACAAATGGAAAAAGTAACTTATTGACTGACTGGTCTCAACGCacaaaaaaatcaatcaatcaaaaaaaacatatagataattagatacctattatGACGTGGGAGTCGAGTTATAGGATTTTTGccaattcaacctctaagggagtaaaataggggcttAGCGTAGTTCACGCGAACAAAAACGAGGCACAAAGTTAGTCTTGTAATTAAAAACATAGCAGAGAAAACCGGTAACGATTCTCACACGATGTTTATCTTCCCTCCTCTCATCTCCGGAGCTGCTGGAGTGGCCGCCGGTGTCCGAGGCAGGCGGGGGGCGGCGGGGGGCGCGGGGGGACACGTTCTGCCCGAAGTTCCTCTTCGTGTGTAGCTTCTGGGTGCTACTGGTGTCGGAGGGCGACGTGATATCGTTGACGACGTCATACATGTTCTGGACGCGGAAGGTGTTGTGGCTTGGTGGCGGTGCGGGGTCGGCGGCGACGGGCTGCAGGAGCCGGTGGCACAGCCGCGCGAGGCGGCGGATCCGCAGCTGCTGGTCGCGCAGCGCGCGCTCGCACGCGGCGCGGAGCTGCAGCACGGAGCGCCGCGCGCGTCTGTGGCCTGTCCCCAGCCGCCTGCACGCAAAATATCCCGTAAATGTCATTTCCAAGAGTACTATTAATCATAAAGAATGAAGGAAAAGACACATTTCGTACCTCGGAGCTCGCGGTGAGCTGATCTTAAAATAATCGTAAACATTTGAGTGGAATTCTCGTTCTCCAGTCGAGTTCAGTGCTGACTAAATGTACTACTATTTATAATGCaaagtgtacactgtacagcgCACACGGACCAGAGTCTTAGAGCAAAATGCAGGCTACTGAGATTTTTATCTCTATCGATTGCATAACAGAGAAAGAGCTATACTtgcttctttccgcggatacaGTATGCACAGCTGTGATGTAGCTAGTTTGTAGACAGAGTGTACCCACGTGTGCGGCGGGCGCCTCCTCTTCACATAGCTGGTGTCGGAGAGGCCGGAGTCGTGCCAGTAGCACTTTCCGCCCGCACGCCGCGAGCCGTCCGCGCCGTCGCCCACGTCACCCACGCCGCCCACGCCGCCCACGATGTCCACGCCGCCCACCGGCACGTACTCCGCTCCACCCGCGTCCACCACCAACCGCTCCCTTTACATAAACATTAACATAATGCCTGTTGCGAGTGGTCGGTTAACACAGTGCTAAGGCAAATCTAAGAACTGTTTCGGAGTCATGTTATATAAGCGTATACTAATCCTTTGGATTTAAGTGCACTTTGCAAAGacgataataattatgatgCTGTAACTAGCGTAATCTCGATGCTAGCGTGTGACGATCTCTGGTGTGACGATTGTATGTAATTATTGCTTGTAGAAATTAATGTTCTCTGCAACAAAGATTatgttatgtattttaataaatgttaAGTAAATTAAGAAGGCACTGCGAGTATACTAATCTTTCAAAACTTTTCACGGAGGAATTCAGAGATCGTCATCTGTAAATCTATTGAATGGCTCTTTTCTGCAATATAGAAATAGTTTGGATATCAGACGCTGCGCCGCGCAGCGAGATTAAGCATGCGAAGTAGACAAATCTACAACATCGGTGTGTTGTTGTGTATAGTGGCAGCGGAAGCAGCTGAGCTAAGTTTACTCGCTGTTTATTAATGTTTATGATACtgtattacctatattatgcatttcaagatttctaaataatttatgaTATTTACCAGGCCACGGTGAATTTACTGCCCAGTGTCGAAACTTTACCTACTTAATCGATTACTCGCAGTGGGGCGGAGCGTGCTCACCGTGCGCGGCGTGCGTGGCGTGGGCTGGACGGACGCACGCTGTGGCGCATGTAGCGGTCCAGGTCGATGATGTCGGCGCGCGCCACGGACGACGCCGACGTGGCGGACATGTGCGTCGCGACACACGCTCTGCCCCTTAGCACGGAACCTACAATTAATATCATCTAAACCTGAGCATTATAGTCTAAACCCAGAGATTTATGGCATAGGAGGAGAGGAGCTAGCTGTCGTAACGTGAAGGGTTTGCAGGCCGTAGTCTTGTGCGGGTTCGATCCcgcgcacgcacctctaacttttcatagttagtgcgttttaagcaatattacttggtttcggtgaaggaaaacatcgtgagaaaacctgcatgcctgagagttccctataacgttctcaaaggtgtatatCTCCGTGTAAATCCTCACTCGACCGGCGCAGTAGGCTACGTGGCCCAAGCCACATTCTAAGAGGACacccgtgctccgtagtgagccggcgcgccgatgggttgatgacgatgatgagcATTCACCTATATGTTGTTAGTACACGCTGCACCCCCACGGGCGACGTGATGATGGACTGGAGGCGGTACACTTGTTCTGCTCGTGGAACTGCTGCATGCCGGCGCCAGCTGAAGTTATATCGGCGAACAGCACCTAAACATTCTGACTTTGTCTAAATGACGACGTCATTACTTTACAACAAGTCGTTCAGAAAGTCTTAAGTATGTAACTCAATGTACTGTCATTCTTCTGGCATTTGATCTCCTTATCATCAGAAACAGACATAGCCCATAGGTAGTACACAACAACTACGCTAGTGGAGGAAAAAGGTAAAGGTGCCATAATAACATGACAGTTTTTTGATACCGATTCGAAGTGTCTACCGCGGTAGTTCGACAGCAGCTGTATAGCTGTTGCAATTACGTCTGATTTTAAGATTCTCTCTCTCGCCTACAAGAATACCATCaactcagccaatcacaacaattgagattgtaactaataataattgataagcTCTTCTGGAATTGACTGCGAAACTTAATGTGAATGACGAGTCCACATGGATCCGTCATCAAGTGTTTTGAAACTGTGACAtaacgctcactgctgctatcagcgtcaAATTAGCGACAATAAAGTTGCATCTAAAACAGATCGGCATTCGTAAGTCTAGTGTATTTGTATTAGTCTAGGTCAGCGGCCAGAATTCTTTCATATGCCTTGATGTATACACAGGTTTTATGACCACGCTATGTCTACTGGCCGGCAGGAAAGTGTCCACCCGAAAAGCGGACGTGACAGAAGAACAAAAGAAATTTTCCGTCACGTCACAACCACTAACCAAATCTTGcgtaaatattgaaaatatgcACAAAAGCACAATGTAGTTGAGTTGCAACATCAGAGGAATAGCAACAGATACTCCCGCTCAGCACAAATATGAAGAGAAGTGAGCTGGCGCTGTGGTGGCTGCTGGGTCTGCTAATACAGGTGCCTCCTTCACACATCACGCAGCATCATCATGATCTAcgcatcgccggcgcactactgagcacggctctcctctcacaataaaaaaatttaccaCACTGCACTGGCCAagcgcggattggcaaacttcacacacttttgagaacattatggagaacgctcaagcgtgcaggtttcctcacgatgttttctttcaatgttaaagcaagtgatatttaattgcttgaaatacaataacttcgaaaagttagaggtcgtTCGGGtcaaaatcattcattcaaatggggtgctattgtacactttctgattgtcaaacaattatgtagttaacttaaaactaaagctacgaaggttccaaacgcgcccaagtttgtgaagagcccacaaaaaactcagccgggtattctttttttatcaCTATGAAACTATCATTATGAAATCAACATTTATTAGAAACAGCTTTTAACCGTAGTTAGCGATCATGTCCTCTACCTACATCTAGATaccttttcttttctttttttataaaaatagcgagtgaacgagcaggcgggtcacctgatgttaagtgattaccgccgcccatgaacacttgcagcacgagaggaaccgccgatgcgttgccggcctttcaggaattagttggctcgtcccttgaataaccccatgttaggAATGAAGTATGCGTCCCCCGCAGGTGCTGAGCGCGCTGGCCTGCAAGCGCAAGGCGTCTTGCCGACCGCCGCGCTGCCCGGGCGGCTGCAAGCCTAAGTACTGGTGACCTCTGTTCCTGCCGCACTGCACGCTGCTCCTGCCGCACTGCACGCTGCTCCTGCCGCACTGCACGCTGCTCCTGCTGCACTGCACGCTGCTCCTGCTGCACTACCCGCCGCCCGCGAGTGGGAACTGATGGCGATGGTGACTAACACGTTTTGTAAACCAATCGATCCTACGGCAGCGTATTTAtttatccaaaattttatcGTATCTTTAGGGCTCCgaatctcaaaaggaaaaaatgaacCCTTATTTTACTGTCTGCCTGTCAAAAAACGTACCTATACTCGTActcggtacttcccgttgacctagaatcatgaaattcggcaggtaaaTAGGGCTTATAgtgtattcttgttgcaacaatgcactGTAGACACCTGTGGCTATGATGGTTCGCAGGGGCTGTTCGTGGTGCTGGCGCGCCTGTGGTGGGCGGCGGCGTggctggcggcggcggcgcgcgcgtgCAAGCGGCGCGTCATCTGCCGCCCCCCGCCCGGCGGCCGGCCCGGCTGCGGCGGCGGACGGTGACCACGCCACTACGATGCAGTGGTACCAACTTCAAGGTACACTTAAcgccccgtccacacactgcccgtgcgtcatgggaaggagcgaggaacggaggcagagacgtggTGTGGCGCGTTACTCGTgttcctcgttcacgcccatcgctccATATTTTGTCGGTGAGTATGCAaaagcgcgcacgctgccagtTTCGACATCCCATcacgttgcaaaggcaagccaCTGAGCGCGGaggcgtcgcgattaattgcgcgagtagagcagtgtgtggacacCACATAAGGTTCAAACATTACGTAgccacgatggaccgacgatataaagcggctggcgggaagtgactggatgaggaaggctgaggaccgggcgTGAGGGCGCTCTtcagggaaggcctatgtccaacagtctgatgatgatgatacgtAGCCAAGTAATAAAACCCCGAACTAAGGCTGAGGTCTATAGAGTGgaatttgactttgctcagacttaaggttCACGTAAACCGAGGCAGATTTATGTCTGCGATGTAACGTTATCTCATTTTAAATGTCTCttaacaaagtcaaagttcgctctgtAGATTTCAGACTCAGGCTTTGAGTtaaaacagatttatgtgaAAGACATAAATCAGTCTTGTTTTAACTAAGtttgagtaaagtcaaagtatgctctacTATAGAACGCTCTAAGGCTGACGCAGAGTTACAGAGCGCACTTgtttgctcagacttgagacTGGTAAACCGAGACAATAAGTTATATCGCCGACAAATCTGTCTCGgcaaagacaaagtgcgctcAATAGATGTGGCAACCATGTCCATGAGGTAACCTTCCTTTTGATGCCtttgaaaagtaaaaataaagccTTTCTTTTTCAGATTACCACAACTTCTAAAAGAAACCTGGACCCTCCTCatcaaatattatgtacttttgaaaatatatttgtttttaactttttagtgttatactactttgaaatgtaattaaataaaataaattgtaacttttatgatttttttatttttttccttaTAATGTAAAGCTTGTTAAAACTGCATCAGTAGTTCCTGAAACAAACAGAATATTGCTTATCAGTACCTATAATAGTACATAATATCAATCTAAATAAATGTCCTACAACAATATAATATCTTGTCCTGATTATCTGACTGATGTATCAATGCCCAGCCAAGTTGTGAGATGGGAAACATAGTTTTGACAGTAGGTTCCATTGCTAATGtaggatttttgaatatttcacCCCTAAGGGGATTGAATAGAGGAttaaagtttatataaaaatctgtcacttttagggttctgtatttcaaaaggaaaaaatatccTTACAGGATCATTTCATAGTCTGtcttgtaataaaaattaagtgttcattgaaataatgtttattaaatCACAACTGCATTGTCTCTCATTAGCTTGCAATGTTGTACGGCTATTGGAGGGATAGTGTATTAATTACAATGGTTTGATGTTGTTGTGTGCTGTGTTGGTCCTTGGGTTGGCAATAAACCTGCCTACCTTTAGTACAAGCTGGGGATAGGACTTGCGATTCCTGAGTCTGAGTCACCTGCGCCTTGGAGAGCTCCACATACATGTTGCTAGCATCAGATTCAGATGACCATCTCTACAAAGTTAGCTGGTTTGCAATCCTACCGGTCTAAGTGGCAGCTTCAGATGACTGTATGCTCAGCCCGTTAACTGACATCAGTAACATGAGACGGTGTACTCACTTGGCCAGAATGCCGTCCTTCTTGGTGAGGCGCACGATGCAGTCGTCGGACTCGCCCATGCGGCGGATGGCGCCGCACACCACGTACATCTTGCTGGCGTCGGACGCGCGCCCGGTGGCGGGGTCCACGTCCGCGATCACCAGCTGCACCGACGCGTGGTCCTTGGCGTGGATCAGGCGGTTGCTGGCCGAGCTGTGACCACACATCGGACTAATCAGATACAACCTCACATGGCAGAGAAACAGACACAGAAGACCTGTGAAGCCAGAAGTTTCAGAAAGGATACGTGGACAGACAGAGGACAGTGTCAACGTGCCACATACTATGATCACagaaataaaaacttattatCCTGTAAGAATATTATGTTTGTACAGGAACAACTGAGTGCTATTATTATCTGTTCTTAACTGTAACTTTATCAATAAAAGACTTATCTGTAGTAAAAGCAATGATTTTACATTGTTTTTTCACAATTCAAAGGCCTTAGCCAAAACGTGAAATAACCTATAAGAGTAAAAACAAAAAGTCATCAAACTTAAGTAATATCATTA
The DNA window shown above is from Maniola jurtina chromosome 27, ilManJurt1.1, whole genome shotgun sequence and carries:
- the LOC123878926 gene encoding uncharacterized protein LOC123878926; this encodes MSATSASSVARADIIDLDRYMRHSVRPSSPRHARRARERLVVDAGGAEYVPVGGVDIVGGVGGVGDVGDGADGSRRAGGKCYWHDSGLSDTSYVKRRRPPHTRLGTGHRRARRSVLQLRAACERALRDQQLRIRRLARLCHRLLQPVAADPAPPPSHNTFRVQNMYDVVNDITSPSDTSSTQKLHTKRNFGQNVSPRAPRRPPPASDTGGHSSSSGDERREDKHRAESGRTYDIIISKLDELERLIAARRAPAPAAPPAPAAPTRDQLVATDNTVQVVFARGGARCAVTRVHELDIAPRDAPAPGDAPAPGDAGRCGH
- the LOC123879183 gene encoding 40S ribosomal protein S21; this translates as MQNDAGEFVDLYCPRKCSASNRLIHAKDHASVQLVIADVDPATGRASDASKMYVVCGAIRRMGESDDCIVRLTKKDGILAKNY